CCTCCAATCACCAATAAAGCTGAATAGCTAGGATGAAAGACACAAGAGTGGAACTGATTCTCATTGGTACTTAGCTCATGGATACAATCACCGGTGGTCAATGACCAAACTTTAACGGACTCCTCACTTACTGATGCAAGTAGATCACCATTGAGATCCCAACAAAGGTAGTTCACCACTCCAGAATGTCCCTGCAAATACAATTACTTTGGGATGTGAGGCATATGGCTGGAACATCCAGAAAAAACGGAAGTGCCAGAAAAATAAATTGATCGAGTAACAGTCAATTTAATCCACCAAAAGAGGGAAGGTAATGATGAACCTGGAAAGACTGTAGTTGCCTGTCATTTTCGACGTCAAAGATTGAAACCACCTTATCTGATGCGGCTGCCAGCAGATGACCAGTTATGGGCTGGAATCTCACTTGTGCACTGCCTCCTTGCTACAAAAAGAGGAGACAAATTGAAGATAGTTcaatacaaaattatcattacaaaaaaaaaaaaaaaacataatgaATACTAAATGGCAAACCTTTGACACCCGTGTACATGAGAATGGACTAATACTCCAGTAGCGAATCTCATTGTTGCTGTCGCAGAAACAGAACAGATCATTCTTTTTCGGGTGGAAATCCAGCGACATAACATGAGAAGTATGCCCCGTATATGAATTCAAACAGTAGCTAGGCTGCAAAAGATAAATTTAACAAGGGGTAATTGATTGATAATATGTGGTAAAATATAGATTGATTTTGTTGAATAATACAAAACACTCAGATTATCTAAAAAGCATGCATATAGATCAGGTGTCATGTAGAACGCAACTTGAGGTAAGGCCTGCTTCAACATGgtgaaaattaaataattattcagCAGAAAGTTTCTAAACAATTACATTAGCAGCGTCCCACAATCTCACAGACTTGTCAAATGAAGCAGTTGCAAGCTGAGTTGAATTAGGCCTGAACCGGACATCTGTAATCAAGTATTGATGTTCTTCAGGGGTGGTCTCCTTTTGCAAGGTATCCATGTTCCACAGAACAGCCTGATAAATACAGAGGAAAGAACTTGTAAGGACAATTGCTCTAACGAAAACAAAAGTGCAGCAGAAAATGTTCAGTCCTTAGTGAAGTATTTACGGATAAAGGAAATTTAGCCACTGAAAAGCACATCCACCGTTGGAATGGATTTTCAATGCTCCATCCAATTATCTACATGCTAAAGATATTAGATTCTAAGGAAGTGCATTCTACCTTCTTGTCATGTCCAGCACTAGCGAGCAACTTCCCATCTGACGAGAAATGACAGCAAGTAACTTTATTCCTTGTGCGTATACAACCAACTTCTCCAAAGGAGAATCCTGATATAGTTATCCTCTTAGTAAAGTTGCAAGAAAAACGACAATGAAAGCAGCATTTACACGTAACGAGTTATCACCTTTGGAAGACTCAGGTTTGTGCTCAGTAAGAGTTTGCTTCAGTGTGCCATAGATATTTCCATCTCCTCCATCATGTGACAAAAATGACTCCACATTATCTTCCAGGGAACCAATGTCTCCAAACGTCTCCAAGTCATCCTGTACAACAGATAAAGGCATATTGGCGATACCATATTTCAAATGTAACAAGATTATGAACTTCAAAATGCATAAAGATTAATCAACTCAGTGTTCTTATTCATCAAAGATCCTGGAACCATATGATAAATAATAGTACTTCATTACAAATATGAAAGATGTACAGAACTGCAATATAAAAGAATGTGCATGAATAACTGTAAGTTTTACCAGCTGATTTGTAGAGGATGCAATACCACCAGTTCCGTCTCCTCCGTACATCATCATGCTTTTTGACACACTGCTGACATGCTGCAGGCTGCTAGCACTAGTCATCCCATCACCAGGTGTATGAGTTGATGCTGGTGAGCTTGGTGAAGGGCCAACAGTATTTCCAGTGCCAGTACTATTGGCAGGTCCAGATGACGAATGTTGCTTCCTTTTTCTGCCGTTCTGAATCACAGGATGAAGAAAGTTAAACTTCTCTTCCATTGCTTTGATAGTTTAGATAATTTAAATTAATAGAAACTAAATCTGTTGGTAGATATCATTAAAGCTAAAATCAGATGTGAACTCTATCTGGTTAAGCCAACCTGTGGCAGTTGCTGCTGTTGCTGCATCTGGTCCTGTTGTTGAGAGGAGGATTGCTGTATTTGGGCCATTTTCATCTGTTTAAAACAAGTAATTAGTACACAAGCAGTTTAGAGTATAATATTCAAGTCGTTGCAactaaaatgagagagccttTTTGAATATACAGTAAGACACATCATTGTTTAAAAGCCGTAAACATCATCACACACAATGAGTCAGTGCGGATCAATTTAAGAGGAGCTCTCAAGGATAGCTGCAAGGCAAGGCAAGGCATGGCAACTGCTCGAGAAAGCTGGGATGATGGAAATTATTCTGAAAGATGTACAATTCATTGCATTTTGGTTGAGATAACACCTAACAAAAAGCTAAGGCTTCATTGCATTTTGGTTGAGATCTAGCCTCAAATTCCTAATAATTGGTTTTCAACTGGTTTCGATTGCATCAGCTTTTTGATATATAATCCTAGCACTTCAGTGGCTAAGAACATCCATTGGCCACAAATTCCCACTCAGTTTTTGATGATTGTTCTTGCATCAGAACATGATGGTTTATCCGAAAGGGTATAGTAAAGGTGAAGGTTAGGTGAACCAAATAAGTTCAAAGTTTAAGAATCCGGCGCCAGTGAAGCACGGCCTGCTACTCGCTTGTTGAATCACAGTTTAGGGactagtttttttcttttcttttttgttggggggggggggggagggggggttccTACTTAGTTCGCCAAACTTGGGATGAAGCAATGTATACCAATGCACCAGCAAAGGTAAGTAAGGactgctcttttttttttttggagaacataaataaggtaagaatttCAACCAACTTTGAGCATCGGGCTCTAGagaacaacaaacaacaacaaacccagtgtattCCCACAGTGTGGGGTCTATAGCATCGCAGCTCTAGAGAATTTACTCTAAATCATGGAAGCAGCGTAATTCTCACAGAAAAGAGGTTCCTCAAAATTTTCACTCTAACTGAAGCAAACATCCTGACTGAGAGGCCTTGACAAAGAGAAAGATTTCCTAAGCAAGGAAAACCTCTATTCCTTGAATTACCTACCTGCTGGAACCTCGCTTTGTCACTCAGTCCCTTGCTTCTTTCCTCCTCTTTTTCCTTTCCGGCAATTTATACCAATGTGATTTAATTTCCGGTGCATATTTCAATTACGTCTTCCATGATTCTTAGATCCTTTGATGGGCATAAAGAAATCGTCTTGGTAGCAACCAACACACCAATAGAACAGCGGTTAGCTCTGCAGCAGGTCTACAAGCAAGGTAAGTAGGTCCATTACCCACCCTCCCGCCCTCCCTCATGCCGGCCGGCCCTCCCAAACTTTTTAGTAGATTGGGAAATTTTCCGACATGGTTTAGCTTATGTTACACTATTTCCTCATTATTTGTATGAATTGGCTTCAGCAGCCTCAATATTTGTATGCATTGCCTTCAAAGACAAACTTCAATTGCATCATATCTCTTCATTTTTCACCCTACGAAGAAAAACTACAAAGGCACCTCGAGGAAAACACAGTTGAAAATACAACACACTAAAATTTCTGAGTGGAAGAGGAAAACAACCGGTATGCTCTAGCTGTGAAAAATAGTTTTTAGATTGTGTAATGGGCAATACACAAAATAATTAGCCAATGCAGATACTGTTCTTCATTCTAGGACAGTAGACTTAACCTTTGGTGAATTTGATTGTACTGGAGAGCATATGGATCCATCATTTCTTGGTGGCTGAACATCTTTTGCATTGAAGTTACCTCTTGGTAATCCACCATATCCATAGTTAGGGGAATTCAAGTTACCTTGTGCTTGAGCTTGTGAAAGAACCTGCTGTTGTTGTGATCCCCCATATCCATAGTTAGGGGAATTCAGGTTACCTTGTGCAAGAACCTGCTGTTGTTGTGATGCCAAAAGAAATTGATTTTGGGTCTGTATATTGGGCTTCTGTACTTGCAAACCCATactcggcctcaaatggtcaattCCCTAACAATATTAATGAAAAAAACACAACCACTGAATATCAAAATTGTAGAAATTCAACATACACGgtgaatgaaagaaatagtaacTTACAGTTAACGGCCAACCCTTCAATGGTAGACCAGTAACACCTTGGTTCAAACCTAAAGAACCAGGAGAAAATGAAAGGACAAGTTACCTGAGTGGTCGCCAATATAATCATCAATAAAATTGATATAGAACTATCCCCATAAAAAGAATTCAAGAGCAAGACCTGACTTTACATtatattaaaaaaaggaaaaagagaaaacgGAACTTTCACGGAAGTGTTGGAACGAGTCTCAAGAAAGTGTTGGAACGAGTCAAATCCACAAAACAAACCAATGAAAAGATAAAAAGCAGAGAAAAGGACTTATTACTGATGCCCATAAAGAACACTAAAAAATGTACCTACACTCACGCCAACTGTTGCTGCTAAAGACAGATCAATGAAGCTTGAGATGCCCGAAAATTTACCGAAATGTgatgttgaaaaaaaaaaaaaatcggatATCCATGTCCCAACTACATTGGACAATTTTCATCTGAGGAAGTCAAAACATTAATCAGACATAACAACAGCGTCCTAAAACATTCCAACAATAATTTCATGATTTATGTCCATTACGAATGCTATAAAATCAGAAATAACATACGCGAATAATAGCCcctttggccaagctgcaaaaatcagcttattttgagaagtgttttttttcaaaagtgcttttctcaaaagtacttttggtgagaaacagtttgtgtttggctaattagtttgaaaagcacttctgagcagcaattagtgtttggccaagctttaaaaaactgcttctaaatgtatttttctcaaaagtgcttctcaaaaaagtacttttggagagaagctacttttttctgcttctccaaaactgcttctgcttctcctcaaaagcactttttttcattccaaaagcttggccaaacacctcaatttttggccaaaagtgtttttgacaaaaaaaaaaaaaaagcacttttggccaaaaagaagcttggccaaacaggctataagtaaCAAACGTGGGTCTGAAAATTTGCATGATGCCAGTTGAAGGAGCACGACCAACAATTGACTCCAAAATTCTACCTAGCACTAACATGGATATCACGGACAATCAGCTAGGCCAAAATGGCAATCAATAAGGGAAAAATGTGGGTGCTGGGTAATGCattagttatgtcatttatatatGATTGAACATAGAACAGATTGAAGCTGGAAGTAATCATTTTTGAAGTCCTGGGCCAATCCTCTTAGAGTGGAAGTTTTAATCTTCTAGAACTTGCAGTACAGGAAAAAGAAAGAGCAATGTCATTCATGAAAGTTACCATAGAGGAGAGGCATATCCACTAATCTGGTAGCCAACAAATGGAAAAATTGGATGAGTTCAGATTATGGCAAATGACTGCCTTACTTGGATATGGGGAAGTATATGGAAAATCCATACTTCATAAGGATGTTTGCCATGCAGAGGTATGGATTAAAAGAGTTCATAAGAGAACTCCATGCTtcatttcaagaataaataagaaaTTATGCCAAACTCATTCCATGTgcatttcatataaaaataaaacacTATCGACTAGATATCATTAGTTGAGTAGGTGGACATAGGGTGTTATAACTTATAAGCAACCAAGGAACAATACCTGCACCACCAAGTCCCGACTTTGACTGTAGAATTGCTTGGCCATAAATTGATGAAGGATCCATGGGCAAAGATTTCTGATTACAACTCAAGTTCACTTCTGTTTTAATATCCTACATATTTTCCAAGGATATTGAGCTGAGCTTGGTCcaagacaaaaaaaaataaactcaAGAATAGATAGATGTTGTCTACTAAAATAAGAGAAATCTAGTCACCGTTGCCAGCTGAGGGCGCCCTTGCATTTGCTGCAATGCTGCAGACATGCTCCCCGGATTACCTTGTGCCAACTGGCTGAATCAACAGAGAACACACGCAGGTACAGAAGTTCAGAAAAATCATGCAACAAGTCAATTGAGGCTACCtaatgtaatggaacaagcaaaGAAGATGTTGCCAGAAAATGTTGCAAGACTCATACCGTTGATGATTAGTTGCAGATTTGAGAAGAGCCATCCTATTGGGATCAATAAGAGGTGATGTCTCCGAATCCAAGGAGTGAGGGTGCTTCATTTGTTCCTCGTACATTTTCATGGCCAAAACACTAGCAGATGGTTGCCCCATCATGCCCTCAGAGTTTATAGCACTTATAGAACCACCAAGGGAGGGATTTTGATCCCTTCGTTGTAACTGGGCATTTCGCTGTTGCATGAGTTGCAATTGCTGCATCTGCAGCTGCTGTTGATGCTCCCTTGCTTTCATCTGCTGTGTCTAGAGTTCAAACCAAACAAAAACAAGGTGCTTCAGGCTGgttataattaaaatattaggGTGACGAATGGCACATTGCATAAGTTAAAACAAACCTCTATGTATGCTGCTGCTGCTTCAGAATGTTTTTCATTTGTCCGTGCAATGAAAATGTCCCAAAACACGGACCACCATTCAAATAGAAACCCTCCAGGTGCATCAATGGCTACAATAGGACAAATCAAATTATGAACACCTAATATGGACCAAACATAATCAAACTATGGGTAGAAGTTATAAAAAAAGAGAATCAGCATGATCCATTCTGCAGATTAATTAGCCAAAAAGCTAGAGATAATATGATATATATCATATTATCTATGATCCATGATCCATGATCCATGATCCatgatataatatatatatagtgagAGAGAGTAGAAAGAACTCAACACGTAGAGAATTGTTTAACATCATTACCTACGGGATCTGTAGCAACCTTCCCTTCCGTCATGAAAGCTTTTGCAGAATTATGAAGCTTTCTTTTCAACAAGTAGTCATGAATGTAAACATCAAGCCTAGCAACACAACAAAATCAACAGAGGATGAAAATCAATAAAGTCATAACTGTAAACAACtagtac
Above is a window of Nicotiana tabacum cultivar K326 chromosome 8, ASM71507v2, whole genome shotgun sequence DNA encoding:
- the LOC107769679 gene encoding transcriptional corepressor LEUNIG_HOMOLOG, which encodes MAQSNWEADKMLDVYIHDYLLKRKLHNSAKAFMTEGKVATDPVAIDAPGGFLFEWWSVFWDIFIARTNEKHSEAAAAYIETQQMKAREHQQQLQMQQLQLMQQRNAQLQRRDQNPSLGGSISAINSEGMMGQPSASVLAMKMYEEQMKHPHSLDSETSPLIDPNRMALLKSATNHQRQLAQGNPGSMSAALQQMQGRPQLATDIKTEVNLSCNQKSLPMDPSSIYGQAILQSKSGLGGAGLNQGVTGLPLKGWPLTGIDHLRPSMGLQVQKPNIQTQNQFLLASQQQQVLAQGNLNSPNYGYGGSQQQQVLSQAQAQGNLNSPNYGYGGLPRGNFNAKDVQPPRNDGSICSPVQSNSPKMKMAQIQQSSSQQQDQMQQQQQLPQNGRKRKQHSSSGPANSTGTGNTVGPSPSSPASTHTPGDGMTSASSLQHVSSVSKSMMMYGGDGTGGIASSTNQLDDLETFGDIGSLEDNVESFLSHDGGDGNIYGTLKQTLTEHKPESSKGFSFGEVGCIRTRNKVTCCHFSSDGKLLASAGHDKKAVLWNMDTLQKETTPEEHQYLITDVRFRPNSTQLATASFDKSVRLWDAANPSYCLNSYTGHTSHVMSLDFHPKKNDLFCFCDSNNEIRYWSISPFSCTRVSKQGGSAQVRFQPITGHLLAAASDKVVSIFDVENDRQLQSFQGHSGVVNYLCWDLNGDLLASVSEESVKVWSLTTGDCIHELSTNENQFHSCVFHPSYSALLVIGGMRSLELWNMVENKSMTIPAHDNIIAALAQSPVTGMVASASHDSSVKLWK